In Rissa tridactyla isolate bRisTri1 chromosome 2, bRisTri1.patW.cur.20221130, whole genome shotgun sequence, a single window of DNA contains:
- the CLEC3B gene encoding tetranectin, with translation MALRGACLLLCLLSLTQVSGQQNGKVRPKPAASKKDGVNLKMIEDLKAMIDNISQEVALLKEKQALQTVCLKGTKIHLKCFLAFSERKTYHEASENCISQGGTLSTPQGGEENDALYDYMRKSIGSEAEIWLGLNDMAAEGKWVDMTGGPVRYKNWETEITTQPDGGKLENCAALSGAAVGKWFDKKCKDQLPYVCQFMIV, from the exons ATGGCGCTCCGGGGagcctgcctgctcctctgcctcctctccctcaccCAGGTCTCCGGCCAGCAAAACGGCAAAGTCCGGCCAAAACCGGCAGCTTCCAAGAAAG ATGGTGTGAACCTCAAAATGATCGAAGACCTGAAGGCCATGATTGACAACATCTCGCAGGAGGTTGCTCTACTGAAGGAAAAGCAAGCACTCCAGACAG TTTGCCTGAAAGGCACCAAAATTCACCTAAAATGCTTTCTCGCGTTTTCGGAGAGGAAGACGTACCACGAGGCCAGCGAAAACTGCATCTCGCAGGGCGGCACGCTCAGCACCCCCCAGGGCGGGGAGGAGAACGATGCCCTCTACGACTACATGCGCAAGAGCATCGGCTCCGAGGCGGAGATATGGCTGGGCCTCAACGACATGGCGGCGGAGGGCAAGTGGGTCGACATGACGGGTGGCCCCGTCCGCTACAAGAACTGGGAGACTGAAATCACCACCCAGCCCGACGGCGGCAAGCTGGAAAACTGCGCAGCCTTGTCGGGGGCCGCCGTCGGCAAGTGGTTCGACAAGAAGTGCAAAGACCAGCTGCCCTACGTCTGCCAGTTCATGATCGTGTAG